From Anopheles darlingi chromosome 2, idAnoDarlMG_H_01, whole genome shotgun sequence, the proteins below share one genomic window:
- the LOC125950067 gene encoding E3 SUMO-protein ligase ZBED1: MAENKKSGIWCYFESSSSTPEKKRCTICKQQISVKNKSTYNMIRHFKNKHPTVAIGRNTPADDTSDTPGSNNDGNTGLPKPQTQEQSSLAKYVNIMNPLNVDRKKSLDNKLLNLICSNALPFRLVETEDFKEFINDLNPNYNLPTRKTLSTTLLNSNYAKLLKRVKHEVANAVAVCLTVDGWTNLQNESFLAATAHFINGEANLKNFLLECDEFSNKDTSENITRWFKSVMSNFGITHNVVCIVTDKGANMERAVNLTDVSNLPCFAHTLNLIVQDALNNSISRTVSVVKGIVKYYKKNPAALNKLKEYQDRLGFTQNKLILDVVTRWNSTYHMLERFYENKDPILATLPLLSCSLTQLDQKDWVIIKDSIDVLKFFDLVTLEISAEKTVTLSKIRVITELMIKKIDFFLRPGLVDEVESLVKFLKDGMEKKLQYLDNEIVQQATVLDPRFKQKGFKNDLDFKQCCAKILDRMESINPISNNDEERDIECNVTDASWATESIWEEFDTPGNDSEIALNTRNCHQIEIDNYIAEPLAYRNDCPLDWWKINKNKYPTLFNLALRTLCIPATSVPCERVFSKAGDIEITKRNRLKSGKLQKILFLKENSAK; this comes from the coding sequence AtggcagaaaacaaaaaaagtggcATTTGGTGCTATTTTGAAAGCAGCTCATCTACACCAGAAAAAAAGCGGTGCACAATATGCAAGCAACAAATatcggtgaaaaacaaatcgacgTACAATATGATACGGCACTTCAAAAATAAACACCCCACCGTGGCGATAGGGCGCAATACTCCGGCAGACGATACCTCGGACACGCCTGGATccaacaacgacggcaacaCCGGTCTACCAAAACCTCAAACGCAGGAGCAAAGTTCGCTTGCAAAATATGTAAATATAATGAATCCATTAAATgtagatagaaaaaaaagtttggaTAATAAGTTATTAAATTTAATATGCTCGAATGCATTACCTTTTCGTTTAGTGGAAACAGAAGATTTTAAGGAGTTTATAAACGATTTGAACCCGAATTATAATCTTCCAACAAGGAAAACTTTAAGTACAACattattaaattcaaattatgcTAAGTTGTTAAAAAGAGTAAAACACGAAGTCGCTAATGCAGTAGCTGTTTGTCTTACCGTAGATGGGTGGACCAATTTACAAAACGAAAGCTTTTTAGCTGCGACTGCTCATTTCATCAATGGAGAGGCGAACCTAAAAAATTTTCTTCTTGAATGTGACGAGTTTTCTAACAAAGATACGTCGGAAAATATTACACGGTGGTTTAAATCAGTTATGAGCAATTTTGGAATCACTCATAATGTTGTATGTATTGTTACCGACAAAGGGGCCAACATGGAGCGTGCTGTAAATTTAACTGATGTATCAAATCTTCCTTGTTTTGCACATACTTTAAATTTAATAGTCCAAGATGCATTAAACAATTCTATCAGCAGAACTGTAAGTGTCGTTAAAGGCATAGTTAagtattataaaaaaaaccctgctgctttaaataaattaaaagaataTCAAGATCGGTTAGgttttacacaaaacaaacttaTATTAGATGTAGTAACAAGATGGAATAGCACATATCATATGTTAGAAAGGTTCTACGAAAACAAAGATCCGATTCTTGCGACACTTCCTTTATTATCATGTTCATTAACACAATTAGACCAAAAAGATTGGGTAATAATTAAAGATTCCATAGATGTATTGAAATTCTTTGATCTAGTTACTTTGGAAATTTCGGCAGAGAAAACTGTAACATTATCAAAAATTAGAGTAATTACAGAACTTATGATCAAAaagatagatttttttttacgaccAGGACTAGTAGATGAAGTAGAGTCTCTAGTTAAGTTTCTTAAAGATGGcatggaaaaaaaattacaatatTTAGATAATGAAATTGTTCAACAGGCTACAGTACTTGACCCTCGTTTCAAACAAAAGGGTTTTAAAAATGACTTAGATTTTAAGCAATGTTGCGCAAAAATTTTAGACAGAATGGAATCTATCAATCCGATTTCTAATAATGATGAAGAAAGAGATATAGAATGTAATGTAACAGACGCGTCTTGGGCAACAGAAAGTATCTGGGAGGAGTTTGACACGCCTGGAAATGACTCGGAAATAGCATTAAACACTCGAAATTGCcatcaaatagaaatcgataaCTATATCGCAGAACCTTTAGCCTATAGAAATGATTGCCCTCTCGACtggtggaaaataaataaaaataagtaTCCTACTTTGTTTAATTTAGCTTTAAGAACGCTATGTATACCAGCAACATCTGTTCCTTGTGAACGGGTGTTTTCTAAAGCAGGGGATATAGAAATTACTAAAAGAAATAGATTGAAGTCAGGCAAACTACAgaagattttatttttaaaggaAAATTCTGCGAAATAA